One Cuculus canorus isolate bCucCan1 chromosome 1, bCucCan1.pri, whole genome shotgun sequence DNA segment encodes these proteins:
- the EFCAB10 gene encoding EF-hand calcium-binding domain-containing protein 10 produces MAAREQELCRGERSPEQPHREQQCREYLRQHRIPELLHRLSALLLYHRPERPREFLIQALERVAAARRAEGEFPDLMDDANLGAMFGLLDVLGQGHVTAPQFREALKTLGLGTEDLQTGDDANITLDTFKEEVKKKMLESWAVY; encoded by the exons ATGGCGGCGCGCGAGCAGGAGCTCTGCCGCGGGGAGCGGAGCCCCGAGCAGCCCCACCGCGAGCAGCAGTGCCGGGAATACCTGCGGCAGCACCGCATCCCCGAGCTGCTGCACCGCCTGAGCGCGCTGCTGCTCTACCACCGTCCCG AGCGGCCCCGGGAGTTCCTGATCCAGGCGCTGGAGAGGGTGGCGGCCGCGAGGCGAGCGGAGGGCGAGTTCCCCGACCTGATGGACGACGCCAACCTGGGTGCCATGTTCGGGCTGCTGGACGTGTTGGGCCAAGGCCACGTTACGGCCCCGCAGTTCAGGGAAG CACTTAAGACTCTGGGACTGGGCACTGAAGATCTGCAGACTGGAGATGATGCAAATATCACACTGGACACATTCAAGGAAGAAGT gaagaaaaagatgctggagagctgggctgTGTATTAG
- the RINT1 gene encoding RAD50-interacting protein 1 isoform X2 codes for METPLLPWPEWYLTQVLMWIGNHAKFLDEKIQPILDKAGSSVNAGLEFSRALVMLILEKLAADIPCILYDDTLFCHLVDEVLLFERELYSVHGYLSSFPSCMHILSEECCFQRWLTVEKKFALQKMDSMLSSEAAWISQYKDITDVDEMKVPDCAETFMTLLLVITDRYKNLPTASRKLQFLGLQKELVDDFRIRLTQVMKEETRASLGFRYCAILNAVNYIATVLADWADNVFFLQLQQAELEVRAESNTVSKLELGQLASMEASVFDDMINLLERLKHDMLTRQVDHVFREVKDAAKLYRKERWLSLPSQAEQAVMSLSSSACPMLLTLRDRLLQLEQQLCHSLFKIFWQMLAEKVDTYIYQEIIMANHFNEGGAAQLQFDMSRNLFPLFSHYCKRPENYFKHIKEACIILNLNVGSALLLKDVLQSASEDETLIPNQPSATAALNELGVYKLAQKDVEILLNLRASWPNTGK; via the exons atggagactccactgcttccctgg CCTGAGTGGTATTTAACACAAGTACTTATGTGGATTGGAAATCATGCAAAGTTCCTTGATGAGAAAATCCAGCCAATACTGGACAAGGCAGGATCTTCAGTGAATGCTGGG cttgAATTCTCTCGTGCTCTAGTGATGCTGATTTTGGAGAAGCTGGCTGCTGACATTCCGTGCATATTGTATGACGATACACTCTTTTGTCACCTTGTGGATGAGGTGCTTCTGTTTGAAAGAGAGTTATACAGCGTTCATGGCTATCTCAGCAGCTTTCCCAGTTGCATGCATATTCTGTCAGAAGAATGCTGCTTCCAAAGGTGGctaacagtggaaaaaaaat TTGCTCTTCAGAAAATGGACTCCATGCTTTCATCAGAGGCTGCGTGGATATCGCAATACAAAGATATCACCGATGTAGATGAAATGAAGGTCCCAGACTGTGCTGAAACTTTTATGACCCTGTTGTTAGTTATAACAG ACAGGTATAAGAATCTTCCAACAGCTTCCAGAAAACTGCAGTTCCTCGGCCTACAGAAGGAGTTAGTTGATGATTTCAGGATACGATTAACTCAAGTAATGAAGGAAGAGACTAGAGCTTCCTTAGGATTCCGATACTGTGCAATCCTTAATGCTGTTAACTATATAGCAACAGTGTTGGCAGACTGGGCTGACAATGTA TTCTTCTTGCAGCTACAGCAGGCTGAACTGGAGGTTCGTGCAGAAAGTAACACGGTCAGTAAACTAGAGCTAGGGCAGCTGGCATCAATGGAGGCTTCTGTCTTTGATGACATGATTAATCTTCTGGAACGCCTGAAACATGACATGCTGACTCGTCAAGTGGATCATGTCTTCAGAGAGGTCAAAGATGCTGCAAAGCTGTACAGaaaagagag GTGGTTATCATTACCATCTCAAGCAGAACAAGCAGTCATGTCTTTATCAAGCTCAGCTTGCCCAATGTTGTTGACCTTACGAGACCGCTTGCTACAACTGGAACAGCAGCTCTGTCACTCACTGTTCAAAATTTTCTGGCAAATGCTTGCAGAGAAAGTGGATACGTACATATATCAGGAA ATAATAATGGCAAACCATTTCAATGAAGGAGGAGCAGCGCAACTCCAGTTTGACATGAGTAGAAACCTGTTCCCTTTATTTTCACACTACTGCAAGAGACCAGAAAACTACTTCAAGCA CATAAAAGAAGCCTGCATTATCCTGAACCTGAATGTTGGCTCTGCCTTGCTTCTGAAGGATGTACTACAGTCGGCTTCAGAAGATGAAACATTAATACCAAACCAGCCATCTGCAACGGCGGCACTCAATGAACTTGGAGTTTATAAATTAGCTCAAAAAGATGTTGAGATTCTTCTCAATTTGAGAGCTAGTTGGCCAAATACAGGGAAGTAA
- the RINT1 gene encoding RAD50-interacting protein 1 isoform X1, with amino-acid sequence MATVAVRKKEVTRDLDHCDIPFYVSEFVEREVGNDYESLKKLENLIEKLSENKKQLEEQVLTVSSEVPKRIQNALKNAEDSRKSLNQLLEEETLLSNSINSHLLNAQPLMEDLGVLISQVEEIEQHLSYLKWISRIEELSDSIQQYLMTNNVPEAASTLAFMAELDLKLQKSSCSHLLAFVRSTVKFWHKILKDKLSSDFEEVLNQLRWPFVGPPQSQAFGLAAPANAPDVYNNLEMLFCQLLKLQTSDELLTKPKQLPEKYSLPLSPPIILPMQIMLNPLQKRFKYHFTGNKQTNVLNKPEWYLTQVLMWIGNHAKFLDEKIQPILDKAGSSVNAGLEFSRALVMLILEKLAADIPCILYDDTLFCHLVDEVLLFERELYSVHGYLSSFPSCMHILSEECCFQRWLTVEKKFALQKMDSMLSSEAAWISQYKDITDVDEMKVPDCAETFMTLLLVITDRYKNLPTASRKLQFLGLQKELVDDFRIRLTQVMKEETRASLGFRYCAILNAVNYIATVLADWADNVFFLQLQQAELEVRAESNTVSKLELGQLASMEASVFDDMINLLERLKHDMLTRQVDHVFREVKDAAKLYRKERWLSLPSQAEQAVMSLSSSACPMLLTLRDRLLQLEQQLCHSLFKIFWQMLAEKVDTYIYQEIIMANHFNEGGAAQLQFDMSRNLFPLFSHYCKRPENYFKHIKEACIILNLNVGSALLLKDVLQSASEDETLIPNQPSATAALNELGVYKLAQKDVEILLNLRASWPNTGK; translated from the exons TCTACGTTTCTGAATTTGTGGAAAGAGAAGTTGGAAATGACTACGAGTCTCTGAAGAAACTAGAAAACCTCATTGagaagctttctgaaaataaaaagcagttagAAGAACAG GTACTGACAGTTTCATCAGAAGTCCCTAAAAGGATTCAGAATGCTTTAAAGAACGCAGAAGATTCTAGAAAGTCTCTGAATCAGCTCCTTGAGGAAGAAACTCTTCTATCCAATTCAATCAATAGCCACTTACTGAACGCTCAGCCGTTGATGGAGGATCTTGGTGTCCTGATTAGTCAAGTAGAAGAGATTGAACAGCACCTGTCATATCTTAAATGGATATCACGAATAGAAGAATTAAG TGATAGCATTCAGCAATATCTGATGACCAACAATGTTCCAGAGGCAGCCAGTACTCTAGCATTCATGGCAGAACTAGATCTTAAACTTCAGAAGTCATCTTGTTCTCATCTTCTTGCTTTTGTGAGATCCACTGTTAAATTCTGGCATAAAATTCTTAAGGACAAACTGTCAAG TGACTTTGAAGAGGTGCTAAACCAGCTCCGCTGGCCATTTGTGGGACCACCACAGTCTCAGGCCTTTGGCCTTGCTGCACCAGCCAATGCTCCTGATGTGTACAACAACTTGGAGATGTTGTTTTGTCAGCTTCTGAAATTGCAGACCTC AGATGAACTGTTAACCAAACCTAAACAATTGCCGGAAAAGTACTCTTTGCCCCTGTCACCACCCATTATCCTTCCAATGCAGATCATGCTGAATCCCCTTCAGAAAAGGTTCAAGTATCatttcactggaaataaacaaaccaaTGTTTTAAACAAG CCTGAGTGGTATTTAACACAAGTACTTATGTGGATTGGAAATCATGCAAAGTTCCTTGATGAGAAAATCCAGCCAATACTGGACAAGGCAGGATCTTCAGTGAATGCTGGG cttgAATTCTCTCGTGCTCTAGTGATGCTGATTTTGGAGAAGCTGGCTGCTGACATTCCGTGCATATTGTATGACGATACACTCTTTTGTCACCTTGTGGATGAGGTGCTTCTGTTTGAAAGAGAGTTATACAGCGTTCATGGCTATCTCAGCAGCTTTCCCAGTTGCATGCATATTCTGTCAGAAGAATGCTGCTTCCAAAGGTGGctaacagtggaaaaaaaat TTGCTCTTCAGAAAATGGACTCCATGCTTTCATCAGAGGCTGCGTGGATATCGCAATACAAAGATATCACCGATGTAGATGAAATGAAGGTCCCAGACTGTGCTGAAACTTTTATGACCCTGTTGTTAGTTATAACAG ACAGGTATAAGAATCTTCCAACAGCTTCCAGAAAACTGCAGTTCCTCGGCCTACAGAAGGAGTTAGTTGATGATTTCAGGATACGATTAACTCAAGTAATGAAGGAAGAGACTAGAGCTTCCTTAGGATTCCGATACTGTGCAATCCTTAATGCTGTTAACTATATAGCAACAGTGTTGGCAGACTGGGCTGACAATGTA TTCTTCTTGCAGCTACAGCAGGCTGAACTGGAGGTTCGTGCAGAAAGTAACACGGTCAGTAAACTAGAGCTAGGGCAGCTGGCATCAATGGAGGCTTCTGTCTTTGATGACATGATTAATCTTCTGGAACGCCTGAAACATGACATGCTGACTCGTCAAGTGGATCATGTCTTCAGAGAGGTCAAAGATGCTGCAAAGCTGTACAGaaaagagag GTGGTTATCATTACCATCTCAAGCAGAACAAGCAGTCATGTCTTTATCAAGCTCAGCTTGCCCAATGTTGTTGACCTTACGAGACCGCTTGCTACAACTGGAACAGCAGCTCTGTCACTCACTGTTCAAAATTTTCTGGCAAATGCTTGCAGAGAAAGTGGATACGTACATATATCAGGAA ATAATAATGGCAAACCATTTCAATGAAGGAGGAGCAGCGCAACTCCAGTTTGACATGAGTAGAAACCTGTTCCCTTTATTTTCACACTACTGCAAGAGACCAGAAAACTACTTCAAGCA CATAAAAGAAGCCTGCATTATCCTGAACCTGAATGTTGGCTCTGCCTTGCTTCTGAAGGATGTACTACAGTCGGCTTCAGAAGATGAAACATTAATACCAAACCAGCCATCTGCAACGGCGGCACTCAATGAACTTGGAGTTTATAAATTAGCTCAAAAAGATGTTGAGATTCTTCTCAATTTGAGAGCTAGTTGGCCAAATACAGGGAAGTAA